GGGCCTGTGAGATGCGGGTATTCAATGAGCGCTTGCGGCGCATCGCCACTAATGCGTCAGGCAATATCGCCATCATGGCAGCGCTCTCAGCTCCCCTCATCCTCTATTCGCTTGGTCTCGGCGTCGACTACGGCATGATGACGCTCCAGCAGCGGCGCCTGCAGCAACTGAGCGATATCGGCGCTATCGTTGCCGCCGCCGACATCAACCACGCCGCCGACAACCTCGTCGCCAATTTCGACCAAAACGGCCTCAACATCGCCGTCCGCACCGACACGGCTTATGCGACGAAGAACGGCACATTGCCGCTGACATCAGACCTCACGCAATTCGACGCCGTCGCCGACTTCATCCCCGGCACCTATCTCGCCGATGCCTCGGTGCCGCTCGGCAGCCGTTTTGCCGCCGGCGCCCAACCCTATGACGCTGTGAAGGTCGGCATCAACCAGAAGGCGAAACTGATCTTCGCCACCGCCTTTGCCGCCGCTCCCAACCTCAGGGCGGTCGGCACCGCCTCGGCTTCCAAGCTTGCTGCCTTCTCCATCGGCTCGCGGCTGGCAAGCCTCAATGGCGGCGTGCTGAACTCGCTGCTCGGCAGCCTGCTCGGCACCAGCCTCTCGCTGAAGGTCGCCGATTACGAGGCACTCACATCAGCCGATATCAAGCTGCTCCCCTTCCTCGATATGCTGGCGACCGATCTCAACCTCACCGCCGGCACCTATGACGAGCTGCTGGCAACCGACATCTCCTATCCGCGCCTGCTGAAGACGCTCGGCAAGTCGGCCGGTCTCACACTCACGGTCACCAGGGCGCTCGATACGATCGAAAAGGCGCTTGGTACAACGCAGGTCAAGATCAGGCTCGAGGATCTCTTCAACCTCGGCCCGATCGGCGAGCGCGCCATCGGTAGCGGCTCCCAGCTCTCGGCAGAGGCGAGCGTGATGGATATCGTCTCGGCGGCAGCCGTTGCGGCGAACCAGAAGAAGCAGGTCACCGCCAATCTCGGCGGCTCCGTGCCCGGGCTTGCCACGGTCAAGCTGACGCTTGCGATCGGCGAGATGCCGAAGGGTGCAGCCTCGAACGGGATCGGCGCCGTTGGCGCCACCGTCCGCACGGCGCAAGTGCGCCTGGCGCTCGAAGCGTCGGTGCTCGGCGCCAACTCCCTCGCCGGGCTGAAGGTGCGCGTGCCCCTCTACCTCGAAGTCGCCCATGCCGAGGCCGGGCTTGCAAGCATTTCCTGTCTCGGCGGCGGCGCCAAGAACGCCAGCGTCGGCGTCGATGTCGTGCCTGGCGTCGCGGAACTGTCGCTCGGCGACGTCGATCCCAACGCCTTCGTCAATTTCGGCAGCGCGCCACGCGTCACCCGTGCCAAGCTGATCGATGCGATTCTGCTCAGTGTCTCGGGCCTCGCCCATGTCAACGTGACCAATCTCAGCAAGAGCAAGCTGACCTTCCAGCCGGCCGACATCGCGGCAAAAACGATCAAGAACGTCTCGACCAAGGATACGCTGACCTCGGCCTTGGGGTCGCTGATCAAGGAGACCGATATCCAGGTCTCCATTCTCGGCCTCGGCATCGGCCTGTCGAAGACGGTGGTGCAGGGTGCCGTCGCCGATACGCTCTCGGGCCTGACCACGCCGCTCGATGAGCTGCTCTTCAACCTTCTGACGCTGCTCGGCGTCAAGATCGGCGATGCCGACGTGCGCGTCACCGATGTGCGCTGCCAGCAATCGGTGCTCGTACAATAAGGCCGTATCGCCGCTGCCCGGCCGGAAATTGCGCCTGGAACCTGTTGCCTGTCGACAACACCGCCAGCCTCATCCCGTCGCCGCATTGAATCATGCGCGGTTGTCGGCGATACTAACGGTTCAATTAATCCTCGGGAGACTGACATGAGAGCGACCCTGTCCAAACAGAAAGGAAACATCCCCCACAAGGACATTCAGCTTCATGAACATTCCGTTCTCCCGCGCGAGGAAAAGCTCGCGACGCCATAACCCCTTCCTGAACTTCTTCCGCGACGACCCGAATGCCGCCGACCGCGGCCGGCGCCGGTTGCGCATGCGCAAGTTCCTCGCCTACTATCGCCCGCATCTGCCGCTGCTGCTGGCGGATCTGCTGTGCGCCATCCTCGTCGCCGGCACGGCGGTTGCCCTGCCGCTCTGCGCCAACGTCGTCACCAGCCGTCTTCTCACTCTGCCCGACGCGCCGCAGTCCTTCGCACAGATCCTTGCGATGGGCGGCGTCATGCTGGCCGTTCTCGCGGTCCAGATCGCCGCGATCTTCTTCGTCGATTATCGCGGCCACGTGATGGGCGCCCGCATCGAGGCGACGGTGCGGCAAGAACTGTTCGAGCATTGCCAGAAGCTCTCATTCAGCTTCTACGACCGCCAGCGCACCGGCCAGCTGATGAGCCGCATCACCAATGATAGCCTGTGGCTGGGTGAGCTCTTTCATCATGGCCCCGAGGATCTTTCCATCGCCGTACTCAAATACGGCGGCGCCATGCTAGTGCTGTTTTTCATCGATCCACCGTTGGCAACCCTGATCCTGCTACTCACCCCGGTGGCAGTGGCTTATGCGCTCTATTTCAACCGGCGCATGAACCGCGCGCTCGAAGCCAGCAAACGGCAGATCGCCGCCGTCAACGAGCGGGTGGAGGACGCTCTTGCGGGCATTCGCGTCGTCCAGTCCTTTGCCAACGAGGCGCTGGAGAAGGAACGCTTCGCCGAGCAGAACCGACGCTTCCTGCACAGCCGCGCCGAGGGCTACCGCAGCGAAGCCTGGTTTTCGGTCGGCACCGAAACCTTCGCCCAACTCGTCACCATATTGGTGATCATCGGCGGCGGCCTGCGCATCCTGGCGGCGGAGCTGACCGTGCCTGATATGCTGACCTTCCTGCTCTGCGTCGCCGTGCTGGTCGATCCCGTGCAGCGGCTGGCGAATTTCGTGCGCCTCTGGCAGGAGGGCTACACTGGCTTTGTCAGGGCCATGGAGATCCTCGAGATCGCCCCCGATATCACCGATCGGCCGGCCGCGCGGCTGATGCCGGCGCCAAGGGGAGAGATCAGTTTTTCCAACGTCGCCTTCGGTTACGAGGCCGATGGCCCGCGCGTGCTCGAGCAGCTGTCGCTCACCATCGCCCCCGGTGAGTTCGTCGCTCTGGTCGGCCCGTCAGGGGTTGGCAAGAGCACGCTTTGCGCGCTGATACCGCGTTTCTACGATGTCGAGGCCGGGGCGATCCGGATCGATGGCATCGATATCCGCGATATGACACTGGCCTCGCTCCGGCGCCATGTCGGGGTGGTGCAACAGGATGTCTACCTGTTTGCCGGCACGGTGGCGGAAAACCTGCGTTATGGCCGGCCCGACGCCACCGACGCCGAGCTGGAAGCCGCCGCGCGCGCCGCCAATGCGCACGACTTCATCATCGCCCTGCCCCATGGCTATGACACCGATATCGGCCAACGCGGCGTCAAGCTCTCGGGCGGCCAGCGCCAGCGCATCACCATCGCCCGCGCCTTCCTCAAGAATCCGGAGATCCTGATCTTCGATGAGGCGACCAGCGCGCTCGACAACGAGAGCGAACGGGCCGTGCAGCAGGCGCTGCTCAGCCTGGCAAACGGCCGAACCACCCTGGTCATCGCCCACCGTCTGTCGACCGTCCGCCATGCCGACCGCATCCTGGTCCTAACGGCTGATGGCATTGTCGAACAGGGCACTCATGACGAGCTCATGGCGCAAAACGGCGTCTACGCCAATCTGCACAGCGTCCAGGCTAGCATCTGAGCGTCTGGTGCGGGTGCACGATAACAAAAGCCCGGCGGTTCGCCGGGCTGCTAACAAGTCGACCAACTCCTCTTTCGTCATGCTCGGGCTTGTCCCGAGCATCTGCAGCCGGCGCAGCAGATCCCCGGCACAAGGCCGAGGATGACGTCGAGCAAAGAGCGAGGCCTGTCAATAAAAAGCCCGGCGAACCGGGCTTTTCTTCATTCATTTCAGGCTCTCAGCCGTTGGCGACCATCCGCTTTTCGTCGCGGCCGCCCTTCATGCGCTCGGCAAGCAGGAAAGCCAGTTCGAGTGCCTGGTCGGCGTTAAGGCGCGGGTCGCAATGGGTGTGGTAGCGGTCCTGCAAGTCTTCTGCGGAAACCGCGCGGGCGCCCCCGGTGCACTCGGTCACGTCCTTGCCGGTCATCTCGATATGGATGCCACCCGGATGCGAGCCTTCGGCGCGGTGGATCTGGAAGAAGCTTTCGACTTCCGACAGGATCCGCTCGAAGGGACGGGTCTTGTAGTTGTTGAGCGTGATCGTGTTGCCGTGCATCGGATCGCAGGACCAGACGACCTTTCGGCCCTCGCGCTCGACGGCGCGAATGAGCTTCGGCAGGCTGTCGGCGACCTTCTCATGGCCGAAGCGGCAGATCAGCGTCAGGCGCCCGGCCTCGTTGGCAGGATTCAGGATGTCGATCAGTTGCAGCAGGTCGTCGGCCTGCAGCGACGGGCCGCATTTCAGGCCGATCGGGTTCTTGATGCCGCGGCAATATTCGACATGCGCATGGTCGGCCTGGCGCGTGCGGTCGCCGATCCAGATCATGTGGCCCGACGTTGCATACCAGTCGCCCGACGTGGAATCCACGCGGGTCAGCGCCTCCTCATAGCCGAGCAGCAGCGCCTCGTGGCTGGTGAAGAAATCGGTCTCGCGCAGGCTCGGATGGTTTTCCGAGGTGATGCCGATCGCCTTCATGAAATCCATGGTTTCGCTGATGCGGTCGGCAAGCTTGCGGTAGCGCTCGCCCTGCGGGCTGTCCTTGACGAAGCCGAGCATCCACTGATGCACGTTTTCGAGATTGGCATAACCGCCCATCGCAAAGGCGCGCAGCAGGTTCAGCGTCGCAGCCGACTGGCGATAGGCCATGGCCTGGCGTTCCGGATTCGGAATGCGCGACTCCTCGGTGAATTCGATGCCGTTGATGATGTCGCCGCGATAGGCCGGCAGCGTCACATCGCCCTGCTTCTCGACATTTGACGAACGCGGCTTGGCGAACTGGCCGGCGATGCGGCCGACCTTGACGACCGGCAGCTGCGCGCCGAAGGTCAGCACCACGGCCATCTGCAGGAAGGCGCGGAAGAAGTCGCGGATATTATCGGCGCCGTGTTCGGCGAAGCTCTCGGCGCAGTCGCCGCCCTGCAGCAGGAAACCGTTGCCTTCGGCGACATTGGCGAGATGCTTCTTCAGGCGGCGCGCTTCACCTGCAAAGACAAGCGGCGGATAGCTGGCGAGCGTGGCTTCCGTTGCCGCCAAAGCGGCTGCGTCGGGATATTCGGGAACCTGCAGGATCGGTTTTTGCCGCCAGCTGCTCGGGGTCCAATTGTCTGCCATCTCACTCACCTGTTCTCACATCCATACCTCAGGATGCCCTCAATATACGGCGGCTTATAGACCTTTAGGTCAGGCTTGCAAAGACCATTCGCCGAGAGTTGTCGCCTCGCCGCCGCCGCCCGCCCTGCTCTAGTTAAACCAGCATATACCATGTCAATTTTCCTATATTTTAGACTTTCAATGTAGAACCGGAAAGAGTTTCAATTTCGGGGACATGGCATGGCAATCCTTCCGCCCGGTTTCATATCGGACCGCTCGGGCAATTTCGGCATCATGACGGCACTGCTGGTGGTGCCGCTCTTCGGTACGGCCGGCATGGCGGTGGATTTCGCCCACGCGCTCAGCTTGAGGACACAGCTTTACGCCGCTGCCGATGCCGCCGCCGTCGGTTCGATCGCGGAAAAATCCGGCGCGGTCGCAGCCGCGATGACCATGAGCGGCAACGGCACGATCTCGCTCGGCAAGGACGACGCCCGCAATATTTTCATGTCTCAAATGTCCGGGGAGCTGACCGACGTTCATATCGATCTCGGCATTAATGTCACCAAGACCGCCAACAAGCTGAATTCGCAGGTTTCCTTCAGCGCGACCGTGCCCACCACCTTCATGCGCATCCTGGGCCGGGACTCGATCACGATCTCGGGTGCGGCGACTGCCGAATATCAAACCGCCGCCTTCATGGATTTCTACATCCTGCTCGACAACACGCCTTCCATGGGCGTCGGCGCAACCGCGAACGATGTTTCCAAGCTGCAGGCCAAAACAGGCTGCGCCTTCGCCTGCCATCAGATGGACCAGAGCACCAACAACTACACCATCGCCAAGGGTCTCAGCGTCGCCATGCGCATCGACGTGGTGCGCCAGGCAACCCAGGCGCTCACCGATACGGCCAAGACCGAACGCGTCAGCAGCGACCAGTTCCGCATGGGCGTCTATACTTTCGGCACCAAAGCCGAGGACGCAAAGCTGACGACGATCTCCAGCCCCACATCCGACCTGACGAAGGTGAAGAATTACACCGACACAGTCGACCTGATGACCATTCCCTACCAGAACTACAACCAGGATCAGCTCACGAGCTTCGATAGCGCCCTGACCCAGATGAATACCATCATCGATCCGGCCGGCGACGGCACGTCGAATATCAGCCCCGAAAAGATCCTGTTCTTCGTTTCCGATGGCGTCGGCGACAGCTACAAGCCGTCGACATGCACCAAGAAGACGACCGGCGGCCGCTGTCAGGAACCGATCGACACCTCCTTCTGCAAGCCGCTGAAGGATCGCGGTGTCAAGATCGCCGTGCTCTACACAACCTATCTGCCGCTGCCGAGCAACGCTTGGTACAACAAATGGATCAGCCCCTTCCAGAGCGAGATCCCGACGAAGATGCAGGCATGCGCTTCGCCCGGCTTCTATTTCGAAGTAACGCCGACCGAAGGTATCACCGATGCGATGAAGGCGCTTTTCCTCAAGGTTATCCGCTCGCCGCGCATCACCAGCTAGCGCATCGACCCGAAAACGAAGTCGATTTTCGGAAAGCACAATGCGTCGTTCAAAAAGTTAGAGCGTCCTTTGTGCGTCCGAAAGGATGCACAGCGCTCTAATGCATGTCGCCCGGAAATGTGCAGCGGTTCCGGGTCAACGACATGCAGGGCAAAAGCCGGTCACGGCTCAAAGCCGCTTGCCGTCGCGGATCCGATAGCTCGGCGCATACATGGTGACGAGCTCTTCGGCGGCCGTTGGGTGCAGCGCCATTGTCCGGTCGAAATCGTCCTTGGTGCAGCCGGCCTTCAGCGTGATGCCGAGCAGCTGCGCCATCTCGCCGGCATCGTGGCCGAGAATATGGGCGCCCACCACCTTGCGGCTCGCCGCATCGACGATCAGCTTCATGATCATCCGCTCGGCGCGGCCGGAAAGAGTGGCCTTCAGCGGCCGGAACTGGGCGCGGTAGACCTCGAGTTCGGAATAGCGCTTGCCCGCCTCCTCTTCCGAAAGGCCGACGGTGCCGATCTCAGGCTGCGAGAAGACGGCGGTCGGGATCAGCTCGTAGTCCGGCCGGGTCGGATTGTTCTTGTACTCGGTCTCGATGAAGCACATCGCCTCGTGGATCGCCACCGGCGTCAGCTGTACCCGATTGGTGACATCGCCGAGCGCGTAGATGTTTTCGACATTGGTGCGGGAATATTCATCGACGATAACGGCGCCGCGCTCGTCGACGGCGACGCCGGCCGCATCGAGGCCGAGGCCTTCGGTGTTCGGATCGCGCCCGAGCGCCAGCATGACCACGCCGGCTTGCAGCGTGCCGTTGTTCAGCGTCTCCAGAATGAGCCCGTCCTCGCCTTTCGAAACCTTCTGCAGCGTATCGTGGCAGAGGATGCGGATGCCCTTTGCGGCCATCGCCTCGTGCAGCCCGCGCCTCAGATCCTCGTCGAAGCGCGACAGGATCTCGGCGCCGCGATAGATCAGCGTCGTCTCGACTCCGAGCCCATGGAAGATATTGGCGAACTCGACGGCGATATAGCCGCCGCCTGATATCACGATCGATTTCGGCAGCTCTTCGAGATGAAAGGCCTCGTTGGAAGAGACGCAGAGCTCATGACCGGGAAGGGCTGCATGCGGGTTCGGCCGCCCGCCGGTGGCGATCAGGATCGTCTTTGCCGTCACCGTATGTCCGGTCTTCAGCAGCCGGACGGTATGGGCGTCGACGAGTTCCGCGCGCGTTTCCAGGATCTCGGCATTGGCGCCGGCGAGCCCCTTCTTGTAGAGACCTTCAAGCCGGGCGATTTCGACATCCTTGGCTGCCACCAGCTTCTTCCAGTCGAAGCTGCTTTCGCCGACCGTCCAGCCAAAACCTGCCGCATCCTCGAAATGCTCGTGGAACTGCGAGGCATAAACGAAGAGCTTCTTCGGCACGCAGCCGCGGATGACGCAGGTGCCGCCGTAGCGGTATTCCTCGGCGATCGCCACCTTCTTGCCGAGCGATGCTGCGACACGGGCGCCGCGCACGCCTCCGGAACCGCCGCCGATGACGAAGAGGTCGTAGTCGTAGGAAGACATGAGGAGCTCCGGAAGGGAATCGCAGGAAGGATGTTCCTGATATAAGGGCGATCGTCATGAAAACAAAAGCCCGCTCCTGCGTCATCCGGTTCCCATCGCCGAATCTCCATTCCGGTTGACCAGTCACCGTTTGCGGTTGACCCGGTCGGCCGAGGCTGGCAGGCAATCCATGGGACGGAAAAGAATTGCGGAGCAAAAGATGGATCAAACTCTCTTCAGCAACCTGTGCAAGGCTGGCA
The Rhizobium leguminosarum DNA segment above includes these coding regions:
- a CDS encoding pilus assembly protein TadG-related protein, which translates into the protein MAILPPGFISDRSGNFGIMTALLVVPLFGTAGMAVDFAHALSLRTQLYAAADAAAVGSIAEKSGAVAAAMTMSGNGTISLGKDDARNIFMSQMSGELTDVHIDLGINVTKTANKLNSQVSFSATVPTTFMRILGRDSITISGAATAEYQTAAFMDFYILLDNTPSMGVGATANDVSKLQAKTGCAFACHQMDQSTNNYTIAKGLSVAMRIDVVRQATQALTDTAKTERVSSDQFRMGVYTFGTKAEDAKLTTISSPTSDLTKVKNYTDTVDLMTIPYQNYNQDQLTSFDSALTQMNTIIDPAGDGTSNISPEKILFFVSDGVGDSYKPSTCTKKTTGGRCQEPIDTSFCKPLKDRGVKIAVLYTTYLPLPSNAWYNKWISPFQSEIPTKMQACASPGFYFEVTPTEGITDAMKALFLKVIRSPRITS
- a CDS encoding class II 3-deoxy-7-phosphoheptulonate synthase, with amino-acid sequence MADNWTPSSWRQKPILQVPEYPDAAALAATEATLASYPPLVFAGEARRLKKHLANVAEGNGFLLQGGDCAESFAEHGADNIRDFFRAFLQMAVVLTFGAQLPVVKVGRIAGQFAKPRSSNVEKQGDVTLPAYRGDIINGIEFTEESRIPNPERQAMAYRQSAATLNLLRAFAMGGYANLENVHQWMLGFVKDSPQGERYRKLADRISETMDFMKAIGITSENHPSLRETDFFTSHEALLLGYEEALTRVDSTSGDWYATSGHMIWIGDRTRQADHAHVEYCRGIKNPIGLKCGPSLQADDLLQLIDILNPANEAGRLTLICRFGHEKVADSLPKLIRAVEREGRKVVWSCDPMHGNTITLNNYKTRPFERILSEVESFFQIHRAEGSHPGGIHIEMTGKDVTECTGGARAVSAEDLQDRYHTHCDPRLNADQALELAFLLAERMKGGRDEKRMVANG
- the gor gene encoding glutathione-disulfide reductase — translated: MSSYDYDLFVIGGGSGGVRGARVAASLGKKVAIAEEYRYGGTCVIRGCVPKKLFVYASQFHEHFEDAAGFGWTVGESSFDWKKLVAAKDVEIARLEGLYKKGLAGANAEILETRAELVDAHTVRLLKTGHTVTAKTILIATGGRPNPHAALPGHELCVSSNEAFHLEELPKSIVISGGGYIAVEFANIFHGLGVETTLIYRGAEILSRFDEDLRRGLHEAMAAKGIRILCHDTLQKVSKGEDGLILETLNNGTLQAGVVMLALGRDPNTEGLGLDAAGVAVDERGAVIVDEYSRTNVENIYALGDVTNRVQLTPVAIHEAMCFIETEYKNNPTRPDYELIPTAVFSQPEIGTVGLSEEEAGKRYSELEVYRAQFRPLKATLSGRAERMIMKLIVDAASRKVVGAHILGHDAGEMAQLLGITLKAGCTKDDFDRTMALHPTAAEELVTMYAPSYRIRDGKRL
- a CDS encoding ABC transporter ATP-binding protein gives rise to the protein MNIPFSRARKSSRRHNPFLNFFRDDPNAADRGRRRLRMRKFLAYYRPHLPLLLADLLCAILVAGTAVALPLCANVVTSRLLTLPDAPQSFAQILAMGGVMLAVLAVQIAAIFFVDYRGHVMGARIEATVRQELFEHCQKLSFSFYDRQRTGQLMSRITNDSLWLGELFHHGPEDLSIAVLKYGGAMLVLFFIDPPLATLILLLTPVAVAYALYFNRRMNRALEASKRQIAAVNERVEDALAGIRVVQSFANEALEKERFAEQNRRFLHSRAEGYRSEAWFSVGTETFAQLVTILVIIGGGLRILAAELTVPDMLTFLLCVAVLVDPVQRLANFVRLWQEGYTGFVRAMEILEIAPDITDRPAARLMPAPRGEISFSNVAFGYEADGPRVLEQLSLTIAPGEFVALVGPSGVGKSTLCALIPRFYDVEAGAIRIDGIDIRDMTLASLRRHVGVVQQDVYLFAGTVAENLRYGRPDATDAELEAAARAANAHDFIIALPHGYDTDIGQRGVKLSGGQRQRITIARAFLKNPEILIFDEATSALDNESERAVQQALLSLANGRTTLVIAHRLSTVRHADRILVLTADGIVEQGTHDELMAQNGVYANLHSVQASI
- a CDS encoding pilus assembly protein TadG-related protein, producing the protein MRVFNERLRRIATNASGNIAIMAALSAPLILYSLGLGVDYGMMTLQQRRLQQLSDIGAIVAAADINHAADNLVANFDQNGLNIAVRTDTAYATKNGTLPLTSDLTQFDAVADFIPGTYLADASVPLGSRFAAGAQPYDAVKVGINQKAKLIFATAFAAAPNLRAVGTASASKLAAFSIGSRLASLNGGVLNSLLGSLLGTSLSLKVADYEALTSADIKLLPFLDMLATDLNLTAGTYDELLATDISYPRLLKTLGKSAGLTLTVTRALDTIEKALGTTQVKIRLEDLFNLGPIGERAIGSGSQLSAEASVMDIVSAAAVAANQKKQVTANLGGSVPGLATVKLTLAIGEMPKGAASNGIGAVGATVRTAQVRLALEASVLGANSLAGLKVRVPLYLEVAHAEAGLASISCLGGGAKNASVGVDVVPGVAELSLGDVDPNAFVNFGSAPRVTRAKLIDAILLSVSGLAHVNVTNLSKSKLTFQPADIAAKTIKNVSTKDTLTSALGSLIKETDIQVSILGLGIGLSKTVVQGAVADTLSGLTTPLDELLFNLLTLLGVKIGDADVRVTDVRCQQSVLVQ